The sequence below is a genomic window from Acuticoccus sediminis.
GACGCCCTCCATGGGGTCGTGGCTCTTGAGGTCAGGGATGGCCCGCGGCTTCAGGTAATCGAAGCGGGCCTTCTCCTCGACCTCCTCGCCGTCCACTATTGTCCGCCAGAAGACGGAGACCTCCGGATATCCGCCGATGAATGCGGACTGGATCTCCGGATTCGCCCGGATGGTTGTGGCGGCGGCGACGATGCGGTCGAAGTCTTTCGCTGCCAGGGCGGTCTTTCCCTCGGAAGCGAAATCCGCACGTTCATCTTTCCCGGCCTTGATGTTGCCGGGGAATTCGCATCGTCCGTAGGCGGCATCGAAAGCCTCGGGACCGAACAAGACGTAGCAATGGGCCGCGCGACCCTTGAGCTTCGCCGGTGTGTCCTCGTCAGGCTCACGCATCGGGTTCAGCGGGCTTCGCCACCAGTAGGCGAGAGGGTCTCCAAGGAGGGTTTTCTTGTCGGTAGATCCGAGCGCCGGATCCTCGTGATAGACGGACTCGTGAAAGCCGAAATAGACCCCAGGCGTCATCAGA
It includes:
- a CDS encoding PD-(D/E)XK nuclease-like domain-containing protein — encoded protein: MTPGVYFGFHESVYHEDPALGSTDKKTLLGDPLAYWWRSPLNPMREPDEDTPAKLKGRAAHCYVLFGPEAFDAAYGRCEFPGNIKAGKDERADFASEGKTALAAKDFDRIVAAATTIRANPEIQSAFIGGYPEVSVFWRTIVDGEEVEEKARFDYLKPRAIPDLKSHDPMEGVSFSTSCLRAIKTYRYDIQAASYLQAREKITQFVADGAVYGDHDPAWLREVASREDFAFVLCFWSSTGAPNTWGGVFSPANPKIVQARNDIALALRTFVDCRREFGPDVAWVTHEPLAEIQPDEIDNWFYRDRAA